In one window of Clarias gariepinus isolate MV-2021 ecotype Netherlands chromosome 10, CGAR_prim_01v2, whole genome shotgun sequence DNA:
- the psmd13 gene encoding 26S proteasome non-ATPase regulatory subunit 13: MKDVLGFLKLQQGKSATPEIAAEWHKLEDLYNKKLWHQLTLKLSDFVQNPCFCKGDGLIQLYENFICDFEHRVNPLSLVEILLHVIRQMPDPNTAITFLEKTKEKVKASEEAVILCKTVIGGLKLKINDLPATKKLIEDVDEMLNALPGVTSVHGRFYDLSSKYYRIIGNHALYYKDALRYLGCVDAKDLPGAEQQERAFTLGLAGLLGEGVYNFGELLMHPVLESLKNTDKQWLIETLYAFNSGNVEKFQALKSAWGQQPDLAAQEAKLMQKIQLLCVMEMTFTRPANNRQLTFQEISQSTRVPVNEVELLVMKALSVGLLRGSIDEVDQKVQMTWVQPRVLDLPQIKGMKERLDFWCGDVKSMAMLVEHQAQDILT; this comes from the exons ATTGTGGCATCAGTTGACTCTGAAGCTGAGTGATTTTGTACAAAATCCGTGTTTCTGTAAAGGTGACGGTCTTATCCAG CTTTACGAAAACTTCATCTGTGACTTTGAACACAG AGTGAATCCGCTGTCACTAGTGGAAATCCTCCTGCACGTCATCCGACAAATGCCAG ACCCGAACACGGCCATCACCTTCCTGGAGAAGACCAAGGAGAAG GTAAAGGCGAGTGAGGAGGCAGTGATTCTGTGTAAAACAGTCATCGGTGGTCTGAAGCTCAAAATCAACGATCTGCCTGCTACTAAA AAGCTGATCGAGGACGTGGACGAGATGCTGAACGCGTTGCCGGGAGTCACGTCTGTGCACGGCCGCTTCTACGACCTGTCCAGTAAATACTACCGCATCATCGGGAACCACGCGCTGTACTATAAAGACGCTCTGCGCTACCTGGGCTGCGTGGACGCCAAAGACCTGCCGG GGGCGGAGCAACAGGAGAGAGCCTTCACACTGGGATTGGCCGGCCTGCTTGGAGAGGGCGTGTACAATTTTGGCGAGCTG CTGATGCACCCGGTCCTGGAGTCTCTGAAGAACACCGATAAGCAGTGGCTGATTGAGACGCTCTACGCCTTCAACTCGGGAAACGTGGAGAAATTCCAGGCTTTAAAATCAGCCTGGGGTCAGCAG CCTGATCTCGCTGCACAGGAAGCCAAACTGATGCAGAAGATTCAGCTGCTGTGTGTGATGGAG ATGACGTTCACCAGACCAGCGAATAACAGACAGCTGACCTTCCAGGAAATCTCTCAGAGCACCAGAGTCCCAGTAAACGAG gtggaGCTCTTGGTGATGAAGGCTCTGTCAGTCGGACTCCTGCGAGGAAGTATTGATGAGGTGGATCAGAAAGTTCAGATGACGTGGGTACAGCCACGAGTGCTCGATCTGCCCCAG ATAAAAGGCATGAAGGAGCGTCTGGACTTCTGGTGTGGAGACGTGAAGAGCATGGCCATGCTGGTGGAGCACCAGGCACAAGACATTctcacataa
- the LOC128531471 gene encoding uncharacterized protein LOC128531471 — translation MCGEMWIDPLTNDDLVCDVQEVSRSETVTFRADLRARIINSAWQVNSKVTGLESGSVELNAAAAAAADTLPPPFGSAEGIMQALSLSSGLFRAALRQHLTPRASITSKPAKHVLSTGEQLVAMATMFMTILVPSGWILTNLEEYKKKRL, via the exons ATGTGCGGTGAGATGTGGATTGACCCCCTGACTAATGACGATCTGGTGTGTGACG tgcAGGAAGTCAGTAGAAGTGAAACGGTAACGTTCAGGGCGGATCTGCGTGCCAGAATAATAAATAGCGCTTGGCAGGTGAACAGCAAAGTCACAGGATTGGAGTCTGGCAGTGTTGAGCTGaacgcagcagcagcagcagcagcagacacACTTCCTCCACCGTTCGGATCAGCAGAGGGAATCATGCAGGCTTTGAGTCTCTCCTCGGGTTTATTCAGAGCCGCTCTGAGACAGCACTTAACTCCCAGAGCCAGCATAACATCCAAACCCGCAAAACACGTCCTGAGTACGGGG GAGCAGTTGGTTGCCATGGCGACCATGTTTATGACCATCCTCGTCCCCTCAGGGTGGATCCTCACTAACCTGGAGGAGTACAAGAAGAAGAGGCTGTGA
- the LOC128531472 gene encoding spexin prohormone 2-like, whose amino-acid sequence MRRMQGLWTCSVLIVILVTESHCVQKSALTKNWGPQSMLYLKGKYGRRYIPDSDVDFYKSALKSLYAVIRDEVAASWTIDASLHGRESAYPLHRVGSLCADQNVHKL is encoded by the exons ATGCGGCGCATGCAGGGGTTGTGGACGTGCTCGGTGCTGATCGTGATCCTGGTTACTGAGTCGCACTGCGTTCAGAAG TCGGCTCTGACGAAAAACTGGGGGCCGCAGTCGATGCTGTACCTGAAGGGGAAAT ATGGCAGGAGATATATTCCAGACAGCGACGTGGATTTTTATAAATCAGCTCTGAAAAGCTTGTATGCAGTCATCAGAG ATGAAGTCGCTGCGAGCTGGACGATCGACGCATCTCTTCACGGCAGAGAATCTGCTTATCCGTTACACAGAGTAGGCTCGCTTTGTGCAGACCAGAATGTTCATAAGttgtaa